Proteins encoded within one genomic window of Rhododendron vialii isolate Sample 1 chromosome 1a, ASM3025357v1:
- the LOC131300281 gene encoding uncharacterized protein LOC131300281 isoform X1: MDLKPFKLDIDELINEFAENKLTALADMKRIWLSRKFSFIFEASPSTNLAFFMQSLYAHSIGYMISTASLSHRLGGLYCLYCLYEVQPFKPPFKIYLSIGELKRLRILVIEAKEESIKVVPALVKRMLEKNMFLFGFVDINVGSVTERVNELTDMQNARVQVAYKTLFAKTRIEQFIHMDLGKELDIDEIKKLSTDYAAAKEVAIREASDLLDVQNIKHIAENKKLVGEVVEKTAQDWTVQKELFYQQTGLDPRNGGGPQLPQDNENFEQQKDDVNFGLEGNEPHEEPEFHGFLELMEDDDKFGEELERQILFGDELEE; the protein is encoded by the exons ATGGATCTCAAACCATTCAAATTGGACATTGATGAACTCATAAATGAGTTTGCTGAG AACAAATTGACAGCTCTGGCCGATATGAAAAGAATATGGCTTTCAAGGAAGTTCTCCTTCATATTCGAGGCGAGTCCTTCTACAAACTTGGCTTTCTTTATGCAATCACTTTATGCTCATTCAATTG GTTACATGATCTCTACTGCTTCTTTATCACATAGATTGGGTGGTCTCTATTGCCTTTACTGCCTCTATGAGGTTCAACCATTCAAACCTCCTTTCAAAATCTATTTGTCTATTG GGGAGCTGAAGAGGCTAAGAATCCTTGTTATTGAGGCGAAAGAAGAGAGCATAAAAGTAGTGCCTGCTCTGGTAAAAAGGATGCTAGAAAAGAATATGTTCCTTTTTGGATTTGTGGACATAAATGTTGGCTCTGTAACAGAGAGGGTGAATGAGCTTACAGATATGCAGAATGCGCGTGTTCAAGTCGCATATAAGAC GTTGTTTGCGAAGACACGGATTGAGCAGTTCATCCACATGGACTTG GGTAAGGAACTTGACATTGATGAGATCAAGAAATTGTCGACAGATTATGCAGCGGCCAAGGAAGTGGCAATCAGAG AGGCTAGCGATCTGTTGGATGTCCAAAACATCAAGCACATAGCTGAGAACAAGAAATTGGTTGGAGAGGTGGTGGAGAAGACTGCTCAAGACTGGACAGTCCAGAAAGAATTGTTTTACCAACAAACGGGATTGGACCCGCGTAATGGCGGTGGACCCCAATTACCGCAAGACAATGAGAATTTTGAACAACAGAAAGATGATGTTAACTTTGGACTGGAAGGGAATGAACCCCATGAGGAACCTGAATTCCATGGATTTCTTGAACTGATGGAGGATGATGACAAATTTGGCGAGGAGCTAGAAAGACAGATACTATTTGGTGACGAACTAGAAGAATAG
- the LOC131300281 gene encoding uncharacterized protein LOC131300281 isoform X2, translating into MAFKEVLLHIRGYMISTASLSHRLGGLYCLYCLYEVQPFKPPFKIYLSIGELKRLRILVIEAKEESIKVVPALVKRMLEKNMFLFGFVDINVGSVTERVNELTDMQNARVQVAYKTLFAKTRIEQFIHMDLGKELDIDEIKKLSTDYAAAKEVAIREASDLLDVQNIKHIAENKKLVGEVVEKTAQDWTVQKELFYQQTGLDPRNGGGPQLPQDNENFEQQKDDVNFGLEGNEPHEEPEFHGFLELMEDDDKFGEELERQILFGDELEE; encoded by the exons ATGGCTTTCAAGGAAGTTCTCCTTCATATTCGAG GTTACATGATCTCTACTGCTTCTTTATCACATAGATTGGGTGGTCTCTATTGCCTTTACTGCCTCTATGAGGTTCAACCATTCAAACCTCCTTTCAAAATCTATTTGTCTATTG GGGAGCTGAAGAGGCTAAGAATCCTTGTTATTGAGGCGAAAGAAGAGAGCATAAAAGTAGTGCCTGCTCTGGTAAAAAGGATGCTAGAAAAGAATATGTTCCTTTTTGGATTTGTGGACATAAATGTTGGCTCTGTAACAGAGAGGGTGAATGAGCTTACAGATATGCAGAATGCGCGTGTTCAAGTCGCATATAAGAC GTTGTTTGCGAAGACACGGATTGAGCAGTTCATCCACATGGACTTG GGTAAGGAACTTGACATTGATGAGATCAAGAAATTGTCGACAGATTATGCAGCGGCCAAGGAAGTGGCAATCAGAG AGGCTAGCGATCTGTTGGATGTCCAAAACATCAAGCACATAGCTGAGAACAAGAAATTGGTTGGAGAGGTGGTGGAGAAGACTGCTCAAGACTGGACAGTCCAGAAAGAATTGTTTTACCAACAAACGGGATTGGACCCGCGTAATGGCGGTGGACCCCAATTACCGCAAGACAATGAGAATTTTGAACAACAGAAAGATGATGTTAACTTTGGACTGGAAGGGAATGAACCCCATGAGGAACCTGAATTCCATGGATTTCTTGAACTGATGGAGGATGATGACAAATTTGGCGAGGAGCTAGAAAGACAGATACTATTTGGTGACGAACTAGAAGAATAG
- the LOC131300275 gene encoding probable galactinol--sucrose galactosyltransferase 6 produces MVVVHLSIYSPSPFPSPTINPPSLLSLSTQNRLKTPPPPPSPFPSISCFKRGEFGSVSTPERRDRKPEREKAPMTITPAVRISDRKLVVKDRTILTDVPDNVIATSGSTSGPVEGVFLGAVFDGKSSRHVVPLGDLRDARFLACFRFKLWWMAQKMGDQGRDIPLETQFLLVETKGGSHLESDQIVYTVFLPLIEGPFRACLQGNWRDQLELCLESGDSETTSDEFTRSVYISAGTDPFKTITDSIAAVKSHLKTFRQRHEKKLPGIVDYFGWCTWDAFYQEVTQEGVESGLGSLAAGGAPPKFVIIDDGWQSVGLDQENKSGPTDLQQPSLLRLTGIRENQKFQDKEDPTAGIKNIVSIAKEKHGLKYVYVWHAITGYWGGVRTGVKEMEQYGSSMRYPAVSKGVAENEPTWKTDAIAVQGLGLVDPRKVYRFYSELHSYLAGAGIDGVKVDAQCILETLGAGLGGRVELTRMYHQALDASVSRNFPDNGCIACMSHNTDALYCSKQTAVVRASDDFYPRDPVSHTIHIAAVAYNSVFLGEFMLPDWDMFHSLHPAAEYHASARAISGGPVYVSDAPGKHNFDLLKKLVLPDGSILRARLPGRPTQDCLFSDPARDGVSLLKIWNMNKYTGVLGVYNCQGAAWNTTERKNTFHQTGSEAITGFIRARDVHLIGDVAVDPDWNGDCAVYWHRDSTLITLPYNVAMPISLKVLQHETFTVTPIKVLAPGFNFAPLGLIDMFNAGGAIEGLKYEVKGGAQLSELEDGYEGEGNGLFGERIENLSAEAVAIVRMEVKGCGRFGAYSSAKPRKCTVGSTAVEFDYDSVSGLISLNLDYVPGEDQKFHIVVVEL; encoded by the exons ATGGTGGTGGTGCATCTATCAATCTACAGTCCCTCCCCATTCCCCTCCCCCACTATAaatcccccctctctcctctctctctccacacaaaATCGCCTCAAAACcccaccacctccaccttcCCCTTTCCCTTCAATTTCCTGTTTCAAg AGAGGTGAATTCGGATCAGTTTCCACACCAGAAAGAAGAGACAGAAAGCCAGAGAGAGAAAAAGCACCGATGACGATAACGCCGGCGGTTCGGATATCTGACCGGAAGCTGGTCGTGAAGGACCGGACGATCCTGACGGACGTGCCGGACAACGTGATCGCCACGTCCGGCTCGACTTCCGGCCCGGTGGAGGGGGTCTTCCTCGGGGCGGTCTTCGACGGGAAGAGCAGCCGCCACGTGGTTCCCCTCGGGGACCTGCGCGACGCCCGGTTCCTGGCGTGCTTCCGGTTCAAGCTATGGTGGATGGCTCAGAAAATGGGGGATCAGGGGCGCGACATTCCGCTGGAGACCCAGTTCTTGCTGGTCGAGACCAAAGGCGGGTCCCACCTCGAGTCCGATCAGATCGTCTACACCGTTTTCCTGCCGCTGATCGAAGGACCGTTCCGTGCTTGTCTCCAG GGAAACTGGAGAGACCAGCTGGAGCTATGTCTGGAGAGCGGGGACTCGGAAACGACGTCGGACGAGTTCACTCGTTCCGTGTACATAAGCGCAGGGACGGATCCGTTCAAGACGATCACCGATTCAATCGCGGCCGTTAAATCCCACCTCAAGACGTTCCGTCAACGTCACGAGAAGAAACTGCCCGGGATCGTTGACTATTTCGGATGGTGCACGTGGGACGCGTTTTACCAGGAAGTTACCCAGGAAGGGGTGGAATCCGGCCTCGGCAGTCTCGCCGCGGGCGGGGCTCCACCGAAGTTCGTCATCATCGACGACGGCTGGCAGTCCGTGGGCCTGGACCAGGAAAACAAATCCGGGCCGACGGACCTGCAGCAGCCGTCGTTGCTGAGACTGACCGGGATCAGAGAGAACCAGAAGTTTCAAGACAAGGAGGATCCGACGGCGGGGATCAAGAACATCGTGAGCATCGCCAAGGAGAAGCACGGGCTGAAGTACGTGTACGTGTGGCACGCGATCACCGGGTACTGGGGCGGCGTCCGGACGGGGGTGAAGGAGATGGAGCAATACGGGTCGTCGATGAGGTACCCGGCGGTGTCGAAAGGAGTGGCGGAGAACGAGCCCACATGGAAGACCGATGCGATAGCGGTGCAGGGATTGGGGCTGGTGGACCCCAGGAAAGTGTACAGGTTTTACAgtgagctgcacagttatctgGCGGGTGCGGGCATAGACGGGGTTAAGGTGGACGCGCAGTGCATCTTGGAGACGCTCGGGGCGGGTTTGGGGGGTCGGGTTGAGTTGACCCGGATGTACCATCAGGCCCTTGATGCTTCGGTTAGCAGGAATTTCCCGGATAATGGGTGCATTGCTTGCATGAGCCATAATACTGATGCGCTTTACTG CTCTAAACAAACGGCTGTGGTGAGGGCATCGGACGATTTCTACCCCCGTGATCCGGTCTCACACACGATACACATAGCTGCGGTTGCATACAATAGTGTCTTCCTTGGAGAATTCATGCTGCCTGATTGGGACATGTTCCACTCCCTTCATCCAGCAGCCGAATATCATGCATCAGCCCGTGCCATCAGCGGTGGGCCTGTTTATGTTAG TGATGCACCTGGGAAGCACAACTTTGATCTCCTGAAGAAGCTTGTTTTACCTGATGGGTCAATCCTCAGAGCCCGGTTACCTGGCCGGCCCACCCAAGATTGCCTGTTCTCTGACCCGGCCCGTGACGGTGTTAG CTTACTGAAGATATGGAACATGAACAAGTACACTGGAGTGCTTGGGGTCTACAACTGCCAAGGTGCAGCCTGGAACACCACTGAAAGAAAGAACACATTCCACCAAACGGGGTCCGAAGCTATAACCGGCTTCATTAGGGCCCGGGACGTCCACCTCATTGGTGATGTGGCCGTAGACCCTGACTGGAATGGTGACTGCGCCGTGTACTGGCACCGAGACAGTACTCTTATCACTCTTCCTTACAATGTCGCGATGCCTATTTCTCTCAAGGTCCTCCAGCACGAAACCTTTACAGTTACACCCATAAAGGTCTTGGCACCGGGGTTCAATTTTGCACCCTTGGGGCTCATTGACATGTTCAATGCCGGTGGAGCGATTGAAGGACTTAAATATGAAGTCAAGGGCGGTGCACAATTGTCTGAACTGGAAGATGGGTATGAAGGGGAAGGAAATGGACTATTTGGAGAGAGGATTGAGAACTTGAGCGCAGAAGCGGTTGCCATAGTTCGGATGGAGGTTAAGGGATGTGGCCGGTTTGGTGCTTACTCATCGGCTAAGCCAAGAAAGTGCACCGTGGGCTCAACCGCGGTTGAGTTTGATTACGATTCGGTTTCTGGTTTGATTAGTTTGAACTTGGATTATGTGCCTGGGGAGGATCAGAAGTTTCACATTGTTGTGGTTGAGTTATGA